The following are encoded together in the Lysobacter silvisoli genome:
- a CDS encoding MFS transporter: MNDAIAMPAPADRASPRWQLRYLLFIAGMGGLLYGIDIGIIAGALPYLEATASASWHLSSQQLSFVVAAVLLGSVLSSLFAGLVADWIGRRGAMLLAGVLFAASIPIMALASGYVPLLLGRLLQGVSGGLIGVVVPLYLAEVLSPERRGRGAAMFQLLLTTGLLLAALIGLYHAQAVDAAAASAQSLSAQEQSRVLFAAKDHAWRTIFWSCLLPGLVFSVGVLLLSESPRWLVRRGRIEQARAALRRTVPADQVEATLQSMLAPDAADDRAGATARDRLLSRRYVWPFLLACVILACTQATGINSVLAYAVNIFNQAGLPGAVANGADVAIKLLNVVMTVVALVLVDRKGRKFLLMLGSGGIALALIAAGLLFLSAERGRADVRETLQQQVSADALQLRMDAAQWQRLGASDGTRPQQLTVSYSYGGFSNVRSLRSDALGEPELLLRREDSVQPDSVIGATFRRLHLNPFPDPAQAAQAPLRIERASLGPVPTAAHGWAVAACILVFVAFFAVGPGVCVWLALSELMPTRIRSNGMSIALLINQFVSTSIAAIFLPTVGHYGYASMFFFWAGCTVVYFLVAAFALPETKGKSLEQIEANFR; this comes from the coding sequence ATGAACGACGCCATCGCCATGCCCGCGCCCGCCGACCGCGCCTCGCCGCGCTGGCAGCTGCGCTATCTGTTGTTCATCGCCGGCATGGGCGGCCTGCTCTACGGCATCGACATCGGCATCATCGCCGGCGCCCTGCCCTATCTGGAGGCCACCGCCAGCGCGAGCTGGCATCTGAGCAGCCAGCAACTGAGCTTCGTGGTCGCCGCGGTGCTGCTGGGCAGCGTGCTGTCCTCGCTGTTCGCCGGCCTGGTGGCGGACTGGATCGGACGCCGCGGCGCCATGCTGCTGGCCGGCGTGCTGTTCGCCGCCAGCATTCCGATCATGGCCCTGGCCTCGGGCTATGTGCCGCTGCTGCTGGGCCGGTTGCTGCAAGGCGTGAGCGGCGGCCTGATCGGCGTGGTGGTGCCGCTGTACCTGGCCGAAGTGCTGAGCCCGGAGCGGCGCGGCCGCGGCGCGGCCATGTTCCAGCTGCTGCTCACCACCGGCCTGCTGCTGGCGGCGCTGATCGGCCTGTACCACGCGCAGGCGGTGGACGCGGCCGCCGCGTCGGCGCAGTCGCTGTCGGCCCAGGAACAAAGCCGGGTGCTGTTCGCTGCCAAGGACCACGCCTGGCGCACGATCTTCTGGAGCTGCCTGTTGCCGGGCCTGGTGTTCAGCGTGGGCGTGCTGCTGCTGAGCGAATCGCCGCGCTGGCTGGTGCGGCGCGGGCGCATCGAACAGGCGCGCGCGGCGCTGCGGCGCACGGTGCCGGCCGACCAGGTCGAGGCCACGCTGCAGAGCATGCTCGCGCCCGACGCGGCCGACGACCGGGCGGGCGCGACCGCGCGCGACCGCCTGCTCAGCCGCCGCTACGTCTGGCCGTTCCTGCTGGCCTGCGTGATCCTGGCCTGCACTCAAGCCACCGGCATCAATTCGGTGCTGGCCTACGCGGTCAACATCTTCAATCAGGCCGGCCTGCCCGGCGCGGTGGCCAACGGCGCCGACGTGGCGATCAAGCTGCTCAACGTGGTCATGACCGTGGTCGCGCTGGTGCTGGTGGACCGCAAGGGCCGCAAGTTCCTGCTGATGCTGGGCAGCGGCGGCATCGCCCTGGCGCTGATCGCGGCGGGCCTGCTGTTCCTCAGCGCCGAGCGCGGTCGCGCCGACGTGCGCGAGACCTTGCAACAGCAGGTCAGCGCCGATGCGCTGCAGCTGCGCATGGACGCCGCGCAATGGCAGCGTCTGGGCGCGAGCGACGGCACACGACCGCAGCAGCTGACCGTGTCCTATTCCTACGGCGGCTTCAGCAACGTGCGCTCGCTGCGCAGCGACGCGCTGGGCGAACCGGAACTGCTGCTGCGCCGCGAGGACAGCGTACAGCCCGACAGCGTGATCGGCGCGACCTTCCGCCGCCTGCACCTCAACCCGTTCCCCGACCCGGCGCAGGCCGCGCAGGCGCCGCTGCGGATCGAGCGCGCCAGCCTGGGCCCGGTGCCCACCGCCGCGCACGGCTGGGCGGTGGCGGCCTGCATCCTGGTGTTCGTGGCCTTCTTCGCGGTAGGCCCGGGCGTGTGCGTGTGGCTGGCGCTGTCGGAGCTGATGCCCACGCGCATCCGCTCCAACGGCATGAGCATCGCCCTGCTCATCAACCAGTTCGTGTCGACCTCGATCGCCGCGATCTTCCTGCCCACGGTCGGCCACTACGGCTACGCCAGCATGTTCTTCTTCTGGGCCGGTTGCACCGTGGTCTACTTCCTGGTCGCCGCGTTCGCGCTGCCGGAAACCAAGGGCAAGTCGCTGGAGCAGATCGAGGCGAACTTCCGCTGA
- a CDS encoding DUF5694 domain-containing protein produces the protein MHKALTICVLLSSFLASSPAGAQVDLSTLDRDMPGEPTRLLVLGSVHLNALPKGFERDSLQPLLDKLAAFKPDVITIEAISGEQCDLVARHPTIYKPEDIAQYCGNADAARAATGLDVPAAIAEARRLLSQWPDSPTPEQRRRLAAVFMAANEKPSAVVQWLQLPEAERRAGDGLEEALVAALQKSVQYNNENYAIGAVLAARLGLQRLHLVDDHTGDNIDVADGAAYGRAVQRAWSAAEAAAKPMRDRQAALSKSGDMLALYRYINRPDVLQLAIESDFGAALRDRSPERYGRLYVAGWEARNLRMVANIRSAFRERPGARVLSIVGSSHKPWFDAWLGQMQGVELVDAEQALK, from the coding sequence GTGCATAAGGCACTGACGATCTGCGTGTTGCTGTCGTCCTTCCTCGCGTCTTCGCCGGCCGGCGCGCAGGTGGATCTGTCGACGCTGGACCGCGACATGCCGGGGGAACCCACGCGACTGCTGGTCCTGGGTAGCGTGCACTTGAACGCACTGCCCAAGGGCTTCGAGCGCGACTCGCTGCAGCCCCTGCTGGACAAACTGGCCGCGTTCAAGCCGGACGTGATCACCATCGAAGCGATTTCCGGCGAACAGTGCGATCTGGTCGCGCGTCATCCGACGATCTACAAGCCCGAAGACATCGCTCAATACTGCGGCAATGCCGACGCGGCGCGCGCCGCGACCGGTCTGGATGTGCCGGCCGCGATCGCCGAGGCGCGGCGGCTGCTCAGTCAATGGCCCGATTCGCCCACGCCGGAGCAGCGCCGGCGGCTGGCCGCGGTGTTCATGGCCGCCAACGAGAAACCGTCCGCCGTGGTCCAGTGGCTGCAGCTGCCCGAGGCCGAGCGACGCGCCGGCGACGGCCTGGAAGAGGCGCTGGTGGCCGCCTTGCAGAAATCCGTGCAGTACAACAACGAGAACTACGCCATCGGCGCCGTGCTGGCCGCGCGCCTGGGGCTGCAACGCCTGCATCTGGTCGACGACCACACCGGCGACAACATCGACGTGGCCGACGGCGCCGCCTATGGCCGCGCGGTGCAGCGGGCCTGGAGCGCCGCGGAAGCGGCCGCCAAGCCGATGCGCGACCGCCAGGCCGCCCTGTCCAAGAGCGGCGACATGCTCGCCTTGTACCGCTACATCAACCGCCCGGACGTCCTGCAGCTGGCGATCGAGAGCGACTTCGGCGCGGCACTGCGCGATCGCTCGCCCGAACGCTACGGACGTCTCTACGTGGCCGGTTGGGAGGCGCGCAACCTGCGCATGGTCGCCAACATCCGCAGCGCGTTCCGCGAGCGCCCCGGTGCGCGCGTGCTGTCCATCGTCGGCAGCTCGCACAAGCCCTGGTTCGATGCCTGGCTGGGGCAGATGCAGGGCGTGGAGCTCGTCGACGCGGAGCAGGCGCTGAAGTAA
- a CDS encoding sensor histidine kinase: protein MNATAPPRRLRLLPRTLGARLLLILATGLLLAHALSFALLFYERAMATRSMMLSGLEQDIQVSVALLEHLPAAERAQWLPRLERRTYRYLLRPAQAGTPLDGDRARQVAGLVDDALQHRYSLRPRAVSASPERYELELTLADGQPLTVEFTPAPMPIARWLPWMLGAQVVLLLICAWLAVRLATRPLVRLAAAAERLDPAQAGPALSQEGPREVAQAARALNALQARVAAHVSERMQILAAISHDLQTPITRMRLRLESLDDSPAQARLIEDVGQISQLVREGVNYARSANAVTGAPVRLDLPSFLDSVVADYEDMGKPVTRGRGEAGAVQTHPQVLRRIVQNLIDNALAYAGGAEVRLRAGDGGGLCIDVLDRGPGIPEDQLDAVLQPFHRLEPSRGRASGGTGLGLAIAVQLTQSLGGRLRLSNREGGGLRASIELA from the coding sequence ATGAACGCCACGGCGCCGCCACGCCGCCTGCGCCTGCTGCCGCGCACCCTGGGCGCGCGCCTGCTGCTGATCCTGGCCACGGGTCTGCTGCTGGCGCATGCGCTGTCGTTCGCGCTGCTGTTCTACGAACGCGCCATGGCCACGCGATCGATGATGCTGTCCGGGCTGGAGCAGGACATCCAGGTCAGCGTGGCCCTGCTCGAACACCTGCCCGCGGCCGAGCGCGCGCAGTGGCTGCCGCGCCTGGAGCGACGCACCTACCGCTACCTGCTGCGCCCCGCGCAGGCCGGCACGCCGCTGGACGGCGACCGCGCACGCCAAGTCGCCGGGCTGGTCGACGACGCCTTGCAGCACCGCTACTCATTGCGGCCGCGCGCGGTGTCGGCGTCGCCGGAGCGCTACGAACTGGAACTGACCTTGGCCGACGGACAACCGCTGACCGTGGAGTTCACGCCCGCGCCGATGCCGATCGCGCGCTGGCTGCCGTGGATGCTGGGCGCGCAGGTGGTGCTCCTGCTGATCTGCGCCTGGCTCGCGGTGCGCCTGGCCACGCGGCCGCTGGTGCGGTTGGCCGCCGCGGCCGAGCGCCTGGATCCGGCCCAGGCCGGACCGGCCCTGTCGCAGGAAGGGCCCCGCGAAGTCGCGCAGGCGGCGCGCGCGCTCAATGCGTTGCAGGCGCGCGTGGCCGCGCACGTGTCCGAGCGCATGCAGATCCTGGCCGCGATCTCGCACGACCTGCAGACCCCGATCACGCGCATGCGTCTGCGCCTGGAGTCGTTGGACGACAGCCCCGCGCAGGCGCGCCTGATCGAGGACGTGGGCCAGATCAGCCAGCTGGTGCGCGAAGGCGTGAACTACGCGCGCAGCGCCAACGCGGTGACCGGCGCGCCGGTGCGGCTGGATCTGCCATCGTTCCTGGACAGCGTGGTCGCCGATTACGAAGACATGGGCAAGCCGGTGACGCGCGGGCGGGGCGAGGCAGGCGCAGTGCAAACCCACCCGCAGGTGCTGCGGCGGATCGTGCAGAACCTGATCGACAACGCGCTGGCCTACGCGGGCGGCGCGGAAGTACGGCTGCGCGCGGGTGACGGCGGCGGCCTCTGCATCGATGTGCTGGATCGCGGTCCCGGCATTCCCGAAGACCAGCTCGACGCGGTGCTGCAGCCCTTCCACCGCCTGGAACCGTCGCGCGGCCGCGCCAGCGGCGGCACCGGCCTGGGCCTGGCCATCGCCGTGCAGCTGACCCAGTCGCTGGGCGGTCGGTTGCGCTTGAGCAACCGCGAGGGCGGTGGCCTGCGGGCCAGCATCGAACTGGCCTGA
- a CDS encoding alpha/beta fold hydrolase, producing MLRSTVLTLCLAAAVLPVAHAGERRAEAKPTVVLVHGAFADASSWDLVAERLRQRGLPVVAVDNPLTSLDAAAAATRRAIAQAPGQVVLVGHSWGGTVITQAGDDPKVSALVYVAAFAPDAGESSSQQLQRYQMTPGAQKLQNQGGFLSLSQEAVATDFAQDLAPEAQAQVYAHQLPLKASALAERVDRAAWKSRPSWYVVSRQDRTLSPALQRDTARRIGAELREVDAGHVSPLAAPDEVSQAIVDASAAAPAR from the coding sequence ATGTTGCGTTCCACCGTTCTCACCTTATGCCTCGCCGCCGCCGTCCTGCCCGTGGCGCACGCCGGCGAACGACGCGCCGAAGCCAAGCCCACCGTGGTGCTCGTGCACGGCGCGTTCGCCGACGCCTCCAGTTGGGACTTGGTGGCCGAACGCCTGCGTCAGCGCGGACTGCCGGTGGTGGCGGTGGACAACCCGCTGACCTCGCTGGACGCCGCCGCCGCCGCCACCCGGCGCGCGATCGCGCAGGCGCCGGGCCAGGTGGTGCTGGTCGGCCATTCCTGGGGCGGCACGGTGATCACCCAGGCCGGCGACGATCCCAAGGTCAGCGCGCTGGTCTACGTGGCCGCGTTCGCGCCGGACGCGGGCGAGAGTTCGAGCCAGCAGCTGCAGCGCTACCAGATGACGCCCGGCGCGCAGAAGCTGCAGAACCAGGGCGGCTTTCTGTCGCTGTCGCAGGAAGCGGTCGCGACCGACTTCGCCCAGGACCTGGCGCCAGAGGCGCAGGCGCAGGTCTACGCGCATCAATTGCCGCTGAAGGCCTCCGCGCTGGCCGAGCGTGTCGATCGCGCGGCGTGGAAGTCGCGGCCCAGCTGGTACGTGGTCTCGCGCCAGGACCGCACGCTGTCGCCAGCGCTGCAGCGGGACACCGCCCGCCGCATCGGCGCCGAACTGCGCGAGGTCGACGCCGGACACGTTTCTCCGCTGGCAGCGCCCGACGAGGTCAGCCAGGCCATCGTGGACGCCAGCGCGGCCGCGCCCGCGCGTTAA
- a CDS encoding response regulator: MSHIDHILVVDDDREIRQMVGEYLRRNGLRVSLAADGREMRAALDTSDVDLVVLDVMMPGEDGLSLCRNLRAGKHRAVPVILLTARDDETDRIVGLEMGADDYVTKPFSPRELLARISAVIRRARMLPPNLQVSEAARLIGFGQWRLDTASRHLLDESGTAYALSGAEFRLLRVFVDHPQRVLSRDQLLNLTQGRDAEVFDRSIDLLVSRLRQRLGDDAREQTYIKTVRSEGYVFSQPVVLIGDQA; this comes from the coding sequence ATGAGCCACATCGATCACATCCTGGTCGTCGACGACGACCGCGAGATCCGCCAGATGGTGGGCGAGTACCTGCGCCGCAACGGTTTGCGAGTGAGCCTGGCCGCCGACGGCCGCGAGATGCGCGCGGCCCTGGACACCAGCGACGTGGACCTGGTGGTGCTGGACGTGATGATGCCCGGCGAGGACGGCCTGTCGCTGTGCCGCAACCTGCGCGCGGGCAAGCACCGTGCGGTGCCGGTGATCCTGCTGACCGCCCGCGACGACGAGACCGACCGCATCGTCGGCCTGGAAATGGGCGCGGACGACTACGTGACCAAGCCGTTTTCGCCGCGCGAGCTGTTGGCGCGCATCAGCGCGGTGATCCGGCGCGCGCGCATGCTGCCGCCGAACCTGCAGGTGTCCGAGGCGGCGCGCCTGATCGGCTTCGGTCAATGGCGCCTGGACACCGCCTCGCGCCACCTGCTGGACGAAAGCGGCACCGCCTACGCGCTCAGCGGCGCGGAGTTCCGCCTGCTGCGGGTGTTCGTGGACCATCCGCAACGCGTGCTCAGCCGCGACCAGCTGCTCAACCTCACCCAGGGCCGCGACGCCGAGGTGTTCGACCGCTCCATCGACCTGCTGGTGAGCCGTTTGCGCCAGCGCCTGGGCGATGACGCGCGCGAGCAGACCTACATCAAGACCGTGCGCAGCGAGGGCTATGTGTTCTCGCAGCCGGTCGTGCTGATCGGCGACCAGGCATGA